The Pagrus major chromosome 1, Pma_NU_1.0 genome includes the window TACCTAATACATATTATAGAACATAAAAAACAGCGTTCACACTAAAATGGCTGAACCAATGATTTTGGCCTCCTTTGTTTGACATATTGAACGTTTGACTGTCACAATCTTCACTACAAcacttcaacacatttaaaacaaccaTCAGATGATATTTATCCCCTCAGTCtactcacttcctcctccagtACGTCACAGGCCAGGTGGATGAGCGACACGTCCGCTTGATGCGGTTTGGCCTTCAGCTTTCTGGCTCGGAGGCTCCACAGCTTCACCGTGGAGCTGTCAAAGCCGGCGGCCAGCAGCCGGCTGTCGGCCGAGACCTCTGCGGTGTTCAACATCTGCTCCGTGTGGTGGAAAGCGTAGAAGCACACGGTGGTGAGTGTGGGGGGGCCTTCCCGGACTTTCTTGATGCAGTCCTGCAGAGCCTCCAGGGCTGCCTCGCTCTGTGGGATCCCTGCTGGGACCTCCACCCCCTCCCCGCTTTCTGCCCCGTCCACTCCTGcccaggaggaggtggagttTGGTGCGTTTGTCGCCCCGCCTGCAGCTCCATACAGCTGGTAGTCTGTACGCCTCGAGGCAGTGACCTCCACCTGCAAGTGCGTGCTGAGAGCCCTGCAGAGGGCGCTGTTGTCCTCGCTCTGCAGGTAACGCAGCAGGTAGCTGTAGGCTGGCTCCGTCAGGTGAACCACGTACTTGTGCTCCAGAAAAGCACTCAGCTTGGGGTTGGCTGCTACATCCTGAGCGGTAAGAACATGGCGGAGCTGCTCTATAGTGGCACGCTGCTCACTGTCCTGAAGAAAGGCACTGTGGAAACGACTGTAAAAGCCATCTACTGCCCCCTTCAGGCCGCAGTGCACCATGTCCAGGTGGAGGTAGACGAAGAGCGGGTAGAGGATGCTGCTCACCTCCTTCGCCcaggatatttctgtttctgattgagaggaaataaaaagtagTCTGAGGGTTTTGTCATGACAAACAAGGTAATGACCCATAAATATGATTTCACACACTCATCGTCAGCTAAGGAATTCAGTGACTGTGCAGCAGGAAGGGGAAGGTGATACCTGACAGAAAGGAGCGCAGCCTGGAGAACTGAGTCTCATACTGCTGTGGGTCGGACTGGCAGGGCGCAGCCGTGACGATGTTGGCACAACCTGACTCTGTCTGCACTgctcagagaaacagaaagaggagacGAGAAACACATCATGTAAGTGTGAGCAAAATATTCATGATGCAGAATGGCTCTTCTCAGAGTCAATAGATGGTGACACCCTTGGAGGATTAATACTGTACTTCGTAtcgtgtgtgttttatctgattAAACCTTCGCTCAGGATTGTGTGGCTGTAGGCGAACTGGACTTAATAGACTTTTGTCTCACTGTAGTTGCAAGCAGGTCAAGCAGGTCTAATCAGCTACAATACCTCAACACACATGTCTGGGTAAATAGGTCATGTAGATTATGAATAATACTGCATCATATTATAAAATTTGATCATACCAGAATGCTCTGTACCTTAAAACCAAAGGAAATGTAGCTGCTGAATAAATTcaatggagtaaaagtaaaaagtatacGTTTCCCTATGAGGTGTAGAGCTGGTGTTCATCTGATCTGAAAGATAATGTCTGTATAGCAACACTTTCATCTTCATCTGTGCAGGCGGCCCAGCTCACCTGTGAGGCTGGCAGCCATCTCCTCAGCTGTCTGAAAGAGCTTGGCTCCTTTCAGGGAACCATCCGTGTCCACATACTGCCTCCGCTTCAGGTACTGAGCCACGGCATACTGGATCTGCTCAGTGCGAACCCGCTTCATGACCTGAAAACAGGCGGATAAAAGTCACACACCTGAGAGGATTCAGGAGGGAATACACCTGCACATCACGTCATCTCTCAGTCTGTCAAACACGACGATCATCAAGCACACCAAACGgctaaaaacaaagaaattcaaGCAGTCGTATTACTGTAAAAGGCGCCGCATATGTGTTAAAGTGCTTTAAATCCGGTTTATCATCTCCATGACAATATTAACCCTCTGGAGTAAAGCATCTCCCCagcagctaattagctagcAAAGAAGCGAGCTAATGTGTTTACTAACGCAAACGACACTGGATACTCCTCCGCTGACAGTCCAAACGAGCTGTAGCCTGAGACTAGTTTGGAGACGACTGGAGACGCGCATTAATCCAGGATAAAGCAGACAGGTTTCCATTTTAGAGGAGGATGCTTGAAGCGAGCTAACCGGCTAACTTAGCGCTAGTGGCAGTGGGCCTGGCGGCTGCAAACTTTTAGCGGGATTGATCCGGTTCCGTAGCACCGCCGGTTAAAAATCAGCACTGCCCGCATATCGTGCTGTTCGCCGCCGTCCTTACTCACTGTTTGCAAGCTGGGGAGGTTTTAGTGCCGCTCAGTTTCCAGTAAAAGCTACGCCGCTGCCTGTCGTCGCCGCTCCATCGTGGTTTTCCGCCCACCGGTCAGCCTCCATCAAATCATGCTAGGTTAGCTAGGTTAGCTTGGTTAGCTAGCTCGCCGCTTTCATCTTTGATGGTTAACAGCTATCGTTAATCGACTCGTCCGCCTGGCTTTCGCTTATCACTGCGACGGTAAGTCTATCGACGATCTGCTACTTATGTCTGGATGggcgttttttgtttttttttgtttgtttttgtccgCGGCGAAATtcaaaccaaactccattgaaaaatgaaggaaaataagCGCCATGGGCCGATGCGAATTTCACCAAACAGCTGATTATTTCAATAAAGTGTCAACTGTTTGGGAGCAGCTTATATTATAACACCACcaataaaagtataaaaggCCAAATTTAATCGTAAAAGGCGTCACTTACTAAGCGTACCCCGCTGACCAATACAACTTTAAATTGACACTTTTTCAAATGCAGTTTGGAGGGTAGTCTCTCAAATAACACTCAACGCCTCATTCGCGTATTGATTAGATATAGATAGATTACATGTTATGTGATTTAGTGACGCATAATAAATAATTCTATATTACACTGAATAAATAGGACACACCCAATAGAAACATTAGTGCTTTTAATAAATATAATGCAGGCTAGTGCAGAATCAAGagctctttttttaatatttattgaagtataataatcataatcataataaacatttttgttgtgaAGTTTCTtttaaaaccaattaaaaatggTTAATTCTTTGTAAAAACGTCATTTTGGCGATGGGCGGGACTTTCCGTTGACGCAGCGATGACGTATATTTGAAGCGACGGCGCCGCGCGGTGTTTGGAGGGGATGTTGCAGTGAGTGTTGGCGGCATTTGAGGATTTTAACGGTTGAATTTGACAAACTTCTCGACTGTTGAGCTGTACGGGGCATCGCCGCAGGCATGTTTAGCCCCCGCACCACCCCGGGCTCCGGCCGCAGGCAGCAGGGCAGGACCACCGGGAGGAAGAGCCTCTCCGGTGCGGCCGCCGGTCTCCTGTTCTCCCCGCGCAGGACGCCTCTCTCGGCGAGGTGAGCGGAGACGCtttaactgttgtttttgtatattcACTCGCCTGCCTGTTTATTAGCTAACACTAATTCTGTCTAATACACCACTCCTGTTATAAATAACACATTCATGAAGATTATGATcctcagttttgttgttttaaagaggcattaattcacaatcatttTGGAGGTAGTCACCAGTGTGTGGTGCTCTTGAtgctgactgacaggtgttttCTGCTTCAGTTAACTATTAGAAACATCTCTCAGTGAAGTATATTAAAATGCAACAGCACCACCAAGAAGTTGTAGCTCAATATTCAGCTGATGGCCCAGAGGCAGCTGTTTTACTCTACATGTGTCCCACCAGGTCAACACCCACCAGAGTGCAGAGCCATGCAGCTGCAGATTCAATCAACTACGATGTGCAAACCTTCGGCTCATCACTGCCAGTCAAAGTGATGGAGGCGCTGACGATGGCTGATGGTAAAGGAAACCtcatctctgttttgttttttttctgtgacatgtCAGGGGTGTTGGACCAACGTCTCCATGTATTTCCATTGATATATTCATTGTTGAtgtccttctctgtctgtcagtatTGCCACTGAATCGTTCTGTGTGTGTCGGTCCCTCTAGCTGATGACCAGATTTCAGTGAAGGTGAATGAGAGCGGCTGGGCCTGGATGGTCTGTGGAGAGAAACTGATCATCTGGAAGATCTGCCAGACCGCCGTGGCCAAGGTAGAGTTCAGCCACTCTCCCACAGAAAAGATCCAGAAACTAAAGCTGCAAGTAGCAAAACGAAACAAAACATCCGCCTTCCAGTTCAGAGATTTGATCACATAATGAAAAAGTTGCAGCGACCGTCACAAAAATTGTTAGACATTTAAGTATGCATAGTTTGGGACAGGACGCAGTTGACTTTTTGATCAcaagagaaaaatgtattaagagagaaaaaagtaaGTTGGTACGTCAGTCGGTCCTGTCTGTGAAGTCAGGCGAATGGGCCTGAAACATATGAACAACAAATctttgttgtgattgtttttcGTTGAAAGTGAGAGGATTTAAATACCATTTGtccaaatatttgttttttatatttactgctGCATGATGGAAGTATTTGTATCAATACTGGAAGAGAGATCGATCGACCTTTTGATTGTTTAAGTCAGTTAACAAGCAAGAACAGCAAATATTCTCTGATtacagctgcaatgattagttaATAAAACGAggtcgatcaaaagaaaatgaatcaccaACTAAACGAGTAATAATCTGTTAATTGTGTCAgtcatttttaggcagaaatGTCTAAGAGACTTTGAGATTTAAACTATTGGTCACTTTCCCTGCAGTTGTCAGTGTGTAAGGAGCTGCAGCTGCCCAGCAGTGAGTACAACTACACAGCCGACCTCGTGGCGGTGACGTCCGCGGCACCTCTGGAGACGGCCGGCGTTCAGTCCATCTCCGTCCTGGCCGTGGCTGTGGAGGGAACGGCTCGTCTGTGGCCCAGCCTGGCCAAGGAGGGCAACTACACAGAGACTGACGTGGACCTGGGAGATCTCTGCAACTTTGTTATTGCTGTCAGAGtaagtaaatgaataaatccGAATTATTTTGATTCCTTTTCCGGTAAATCCTCTGACCTCTCACAAGCTCTCTGATACAGCAGCCCCTTTCTTATTTGTAACCGAACATCCCTGCGGTTGTTTTCTCCGTCTTTGTTTCTGAATTTTCTCCTCTCAGGGTGGAAGCTTCATCTTGTCCTCAGAGAAGAATCGGCTGTTGAGAGCGAGTGTGGATTCTTCGGGAAAGCTGCAGTACCGAGCCCTGCTGCAGGGCCAGGGAATGCTCTCCGGCATCGGACGCCGCGTCTCCAGCCTGTTCGGCATGCTCGCCCCACCAGCCAACGACACAGTGAGTCACGCTAACAGATTCAACTGTACAGAAAGTTACTAGAATCTATAAAAGTAGAAAATTCCACTGGTGTTTAGTTGTAGATGTGCACTACGGTGGTTAGCCTGActctgtttcttttcctgcagCTCCACAGTGTGCTGTGGGTGGGCGGAGCCAGCTGCCTGTACACGCTGACCAGCTCCAGTCTGAGTAAATGGGAGCTGGACGACAGCTACGAGCACCAGATCCTCAGCTGGGACGCCCAGAGAGCTCTGACCGAGAGCATTGCAGACGCCATCTGGGtcagtacaaaaacacaggtggtcatatatactgtatatcagtaTAAGAGTGTTCATGAAAGTAGGTTTTATATTCTAACGGGAGGTAAATTATGCAGAAACTGTAACTCAAAATATAGTTGAAGATCTTTTATTGAATCAAATCCTCACTTTAATTCTTAATATCCTTTAAACTATTACAGGTAATTATTTGTGTAACTATGTTACAATTCTCAACATTTCTCTCCCACCAGGGTTCAGAGAGCAACTacgaggagatgaaggagggaGCGAATGTGACGTACCTGGATATGAAGCTCAGCCAGTgagtgtcacttcctgttgattGACAGTTAAAACATCTTAAGTTAGGTGACATTTTAGATTCAAAATTCAACAACTGAACAATGTCTTTCTATTGATTATCATTCGGGATGcactgatttgtgtgttttcagagccGGCCTGGTGGTTTTGGCTGCAGCCTGGCACCCGTCAGACGCTCCGTGCCTGGCTTACTTCTGCCTGGTCACCCTGCAGGACAGCGGAGCCGCCATCTCCGAACAGTTCACCGTGGAAGTCACCAAGTACAACCCTCCATTCCAGGTCGGTCCTGATCCTCAAATGTGTTGGAAACTATAGATATAAGATATTTGAGGCCCACTTCATGTCATCCAGGCAGCCACTGATGGGGATTTATGGTATATGATGATGTTGGGTTTCCTTTTTCCCAATCATACGTTTTTAAAGGCGAGGAAAGTTTGTGTATGGATTACAGATTTGTTAGATGCACTTATTCAGCGGTTGTAAGGGACTGCAGTCCTGTGGTGATGCTGTTATTAGATGATGAAGGTTAACGCTTACATTTTGCCCACATGTCTTGTTTCCTCAGAGTGAGGAGGCCCTACAGAACACACGGCTGGTGCTGCCACAAATCCCCGGCTGCACCGCCTTCCTCTACAACGAGGAGCTGGTGTTTGCATGTTCGACTGGAACCAGCAGGGGAGGACTACCTGATGAGAAAATCAGTTTTAATTCACCTGGTGAGAGAAGAAACCTTGGGTgtctaaaagaaaaatactctaaattggaaagaaaacatgtgaaatcaaacagactcataaaacatctaATGAAGAAACACTGAATGTCTCTGCCTgatgtcttcctgtctgtctgtccaggtGATCGTGTGCGTGGTGGAGGCTGCTGCGCCAACCTGCCGGTGTTTTTCTCCCAGAACAGCGGCCTGTTGGCGGTGGTGGCCCGGGAGAGCGCCTCCATTCTGCCAGAGACCATGGAGGACTCGCTGTTCTCCTCGCTGGCTGCAGCTCCAGAGGTACAAGTCAGACTGGCAGCAGCCCGGCGCCTGACGAGTGACGGGCTACACGGGAATAACTGAGCAAGAAGAAGAATTTATGTGATATGTGCAGGCAGttaacaggaaaaagaaaatgttgctgATCCACGTGTTTATGCATTTGATTGttatctaaaacatttttttaattctgattCTGTGTTAAAGGTTTCAGCCATGGAGACGCCAACCAGATCCGAACCTGTAGCTCAGGAGGACAAAACCAAACTCCTGAAGACGGCTTTCCTGCAGTTCTGTCGGTACGTCAATAAACGTCAATGAACATTTCCCAAATCCctcccaaaatcaaaattatgGCTGCACAATacgaaaaaatgtttttacagacaTTGCGATATGATTCTTGATTAGTAGAagtgatcatttttgcatcacaattttcattttcacaaagaAAACTATAAAAATCATGAACCCTGAATATTACACTCGGTCAGATTGTGTTTAATAATATCTCGATTAATTCTGCAGCACTAACCAAATCTTCTGTAGACAGTTTTGGATGTGGAAAGTTGGCTCCATGCAGCGTTATTTGGAAATTAGTGTATAAATCCCTGCGATACTGTAAgtgaaaaataatcatcacTCCTCTCTCAGTAACGATCTGGTGGGAGCTCAGACGGTCACAGACGAGCTCTTCCCCGCTGACGGTGACGGGGACGAGGGAGCCGAGCTGGACGGCGTGGTGACTCGGATCAACCTGGATCTGGTGGACGATTACCCGGCCTCAGACCCCCGCTGGGCCGAGTCTGTTCCTGATGGTGAGGAGGGGACAGGGGAGGGAGACGGGGTCTGTTCACCTGCCGTTAAAACACCTGACAAAAATCCTGAAATTGAATTGAAAGCTGGTGATTGATGTGGCATCTCTTTACTAATTACGAGAAACACAGCAAGTATATTCATCTTAAACATAGATAATACAACATGTATAACATGTATGTACAGGTGTATTTCTACCTCATGTCCCTTGGCTATAAATACCTCGTCTGTGCTCAATACTTCTCCTGCCGTTACTGGAAGATCACTTttaaaacagtcagtcagtcactgcAGAAAAGTTAAATATATAAACGTAACAGAAGagattaaaataatgtttaacaacATCCTTttgcttaaaaagaaaaaaaactaattcaagaaaaaacaggaacaaatgAGCAAAAACAACAGTTGAATTAAATAACCTGGAGATTATAGAAGTCGTCGAATTCAAACTGTTTTGTGCTTTTGACGGTTTTGTTTCATACGAACGTTTCTGTTCCTGTTCTTCCAGAGAGCGCCGGGTTTCCTCTCACCTCGCTCATCATCCTCCACCAGCTGGAGGACAAGATGAAGGCCCACGGCTGCTTCATGGACTTCCTGctccaggtacacacacacacacacacgcgcacacacacacacacacacacacacacacacacacacacacacacacaaatagagcTTGTATACATTCAATCTTTTGCATAATGGTGGACAGAACGAATGTCGTGGCCTTATGACTAATGCAGCCTGtgttatataaaataatatgagATTATTTTAGAGGTGTGCTGATCTCTTTATGGAGATCCGTTGATTTGTGTTGGACCATGGACAGTAAAAGATGCTGCTTCCTCTCCTTCTGGTGCTGTGTGCTGTCTTATAAATGTCCACACGGTGGTGCTATTGCTACAAAAACCAATCGGCTCTGTTTCACCCAGCGCCCTCATGTCACTTACATCTGTCAAAAGAGTACTCCATCGATTTAGCATTGCACTTCTATGGCATTGTTGGACTTGTACTTCCAGTTGaaacaacatttacttcaaCGTGATACCAAAGTAAAAAACTTGTCttt containing:
- the taf5l gene encoding TAF5-like RNA polymerase II p300/CBP-associated factor-associated factor 65 kDa subunit 5L; the protein is MKRVRTEQIQYAVAQYLKRRQYVDTDGSLKGAKLFQTAEEMAASLTVQTESGCANIVTAAPCQSDPQQYETQFSRLRSFLSETEISWAKEVSSILYPLFVYLHLDMVHCGLKGAVDGFYSRFHSAFLQDSEQRATIEQLRHVLTAQDVAANPKLSAFLEHKYVVHLTEPAYSYLLRYLQSEDNSALCRALSTHLQVEVTASRRTDYQLYGAAGGATNAPNSTSSWAGVDGAESGEGVEVPAGIPQSEAALEALQDCIKKVREGPPTLTTVCFYAFHHTEQMLNTAEVSADSRLLAAGFDSSTVKLWSLRARKLKAKPHQADVSLIHLACDVLEEEVDEEDGSGSEIKTLRGHSGPVFRTAFLTDSSGLLSCSEDTTIRYWDLGSFTNTALYQGHVYPVWDVDVSPCSLYFASGSHDRTARLWTFSRTYPLRIYAGHLADVDCVKFHPNSNYLATGSTDKTVRLWSTQQGASVRLFTGHRGPVLSLAFSPNGKYLASAGEDQRVKLWDLASGTLFKDLRGHTDSVTSLSFSPDSSLVASSSMDNSVRVWDIRNSHGGTPADGSSSELVGLYTGNTSNVLNVQFMACNLLLVTGTAQEKAEQ
- the nup133 gene encoding nuclear pore complex protein Nup133, with amino-acid sequence MFSPRTTPGSGRRQQGRTTGRKSLSGAAAGLLFSPRRTPLSARSTPTRVQSHAAADSINYDVQTFGSSLPVKVMEALTMADADDQISVKVNESGWAWMVCGEKLIIWKICQTAVAKLSVCKELQLPSSEYNYTADLVAVTSAAPLETAGVQSISVLAVAVEGTARLWPSLAKEGNYTETDVDLGDLCNFVIAVRGGSFILSSEKNRLLRASVDSSGKLQYRALLQGQGMLSGIGRRVSSLFGMLAPPANDTLHSVLWVGGASCLYTLTSSSLSKWELDDSYEHQILSWDAQRALTESIADAIWGSESNYEEMKEGANVTYLDMKLSQAGLVVLAAAWHPSDAPCLAYFCLVTLQDSGAAISEQFTVEVTKYNPPFQSEEALQNTRLVLPQIPGCTAFLYNEELVFACSTGTSRGGLPDEKISFNSPGDRVRGGGCCANLPVFFSQNSGLLAVVARESASILPETMEDSLFSSLAAAPEVSAMETPTRSEPVAQEDKTKLLKTAFLQFCRNDLVGAQTVTDELFPADGDGDEGAELDGVVTRINLDLVDDYPASDPRWAESVPDESAGFPLTSLIILHQLEDKMKAHGCFMDFLLQVGLLDRLSQVTVRSSPMATRLLLCEHAEKLQAAMVLKNHHTKHPELVNRAINIALQRNNAAVPPSLTAADVFFREVSQISSVFDCLLEEEERSLKENPVDSVQWAEVVLTVNNIIKDSLQAAGQYRDTKASMYRASEKAAAEPEYIPWTASGGVGGVRTVISRQHEIILRSVYPHADSELRSALCEQLVALLDIYLSGYVAQLTSLQQQKPPGAQQERYNNLEMEYSQRRSELLAPLLDLGQYQWVAALAEKYCDFDILVQMCEQTDNQSRLQHYMTKFADQNFADFLFRWYMEKGKRGKLLSQPVAQHQQLASFLQSHQHLSWLHHIHVHDYSSAHRTLYSQANVETRYFVKKKTLLALSKLTVLASDLPEDQLNKQVDDIVEQERFLLHQETLPRQLLEEKQQNPDTMPVLSAHNLIQLYICDDNRRANEYDFKKALDLLEYVDEEDEVDIDSLKCEIFGKALRRDDWSSADGSDDPLEAAKDSTFVKILLKLIQEGVSLQTYLPDVKELLDLDELSSLKSKPCFEFVLRANYEHYLQAQM